In the genome of Ignavibacteriales bacterium, one region contains:
- a CDS encoding DNA integrity scanning protein DisA nucleotide-binding domain protein: MEFKYPKDLIKILKERWFNFQKTLDTPSKKFKKQKDKDFPNDRNLKTILNVIYHASFLTEESRRIAYRIGYVSPEKCEQKISDINMISEPIKLLIPVPFTVQEILKIAPSVNPNQSLVLISEGDKIQTNLENSELYIWGILDLGSEWWEVVSGLSSAAMCPPNILTVSSTSPGNITVTTIGSVLFRLSAGKILGTPLEDLSLGLIGGFLDNSAKALYSDSVKRIKVEKYDEREDSDKYPYQTYYQTFNSILNFAKDKLHGATFIVIPDEINYNDTRLTDRINIKYIFDKDIIWDKLIDLCEANYFYYKTLFYDKFKMILDKRKASPKELKDLIKWENSKQQLEKKIIDIEKFIAQLSCVDGAVVLTSKLRIIGYGGEILAQSSSLTSIKSANDPDAKSYIEVDINNFGTRHRSAFRMCSSFDNCVAFVISQDGGIKAVKRNGPNLILWNNVNLGETSI; the protein is encoded by the coding sequence ATGGAGTTTAAATATCCTAAGGACTTAATAAAAATTTTAAAAGAAAGATGGTTTAATTTTCAAAAAACGTTAGATACACCTTCGAAGAAGTTTAAAAAACAAAAGGATAAAGATTTTCCTAATGATAGAAATTTAAAAACGATATTGAATGTCATTTACCATGCGTCATTTTTAACCGAGGAAAGTCGAAGGATTGCTTATAGAATAGGTTATGTGTCACCAGAAAAATGTGAACAAAAAATATCTGATATTAATATGATTAGTGAGCCAATAAAATTATTAATTCCAGTTCCATTCACAGTTCAAGAGATATTAAAAATAGCACCTTCTGTTAATCCAAATCAGTCTCTAGTATTAATTTCTGAAGGGGATAAAATTCAAACTAACTTAGAAAATAGTGAATTGTATATATGGGGAATACTTGATTTAGGTTCTGAATGGTGGGAAGTTGTCTCTGGTTTATCATCTGCTGCGATGTGTCCGCCAAATATTTTGACTGTAAGTTCCACTTCACCTGGAAATATTACGGTCACTACAATTGGTTCTGTATTGTTTCGGCTTTCAGCTGGTAAAATCTTGGGAACACCTTTAGAAGATTTAAGTTTGGGCTTAATTGGTGGATTTTTAGATAATAGCGCGAAGGCATTATATAGTGATTCGGTAAAAAGAATTAAAGTGGAAAAATATGATGAAAGAGAGGATTCAGATAAATACCCATACCAGACTTATTATCAAACATTCAACAGTATTCTGAATTTTGCAAAAGATAAATTACATGGAGCCACATTTATCGTAATTCCAGACGAAATAAATTACAATGATACTCGTTTAACAGATCGAATTAATATAAAATATATTTTCGATAAAGATATCATATGGGATAAGTTAATAGACTTATGTGAAGCCAATTATTTTTATTACAAGACATTATTTTATGATAAATTCAAAATGATTCTTGATAAAAGGAAAGCATCACCGAAAGAATTAAAGGATCTAATTAAATGGGAAAATTCCAAACAGCAGCTTGAAAAAAAAATAATTGATATTGAAAAATTTATTGCTCAGTTATCTTGTGTTGATGGCGCTGTTGTTCTTACATCTAAATTAAGAATAATTGGTTATGGAGGTGAAATACTAGCTCAATCTTCTAGTTTGACCTCAATAAAATCTGCAAATGATCCGGATGCCAAATCTTATATAGAAGTAGATATAAATAATTTTGGAACTCGACATCGTTCAGCATTCAGAATGTGTTCAAGTTTTGATAATTGTGTCGCTTTTGTAATTTCCCAAGATGGAGGTATCAAGGCAGTTAAACGAAATGGACCCAATTTAATTTTGTGGAATAATGTTAATCTTGGAGAGACTAGTATTTAG
- a CDS encoding serine hydrolase, whose amino-acid sequence MSKLFLTLVVLVIVTSLSVPSCTFSKIIWHNFSSIDDYKIFDNAELSPSSKPFHFYESDKSELITELIKNEILKTDIDSLLSSNSTTAFLVIKNDTIIFEKYYNEYNDSSLSLSFSMAKSFLSMLTGCAIDDGYIKSVEQPVTDFVPELTSKGFDKVKIKHLLQMTSGMDYSESDNPFGIHPHFYYGSDLEKKLLSLELATEPGKEFRYKSGEAQLLGLVLSRALKSKSITEYTQQRIWNPLGMEYGGLWSVDDEENKLEKVFCCLSARAKDFAKIGRLYLFNGNWNGTQIVSQSWVEQSTKIDTSEGSAWFYQYMWWLVSADEKDFMAVGHLGQYIFVSPEKNLVIVRLGESEGSLTRKDWTRIFNALKKVI is encoded by the coding sequence ATGAGCAAATTATTTTTAACTCTTGTTGTATTAGTGATTGTTACATCGCTCTCAGTTCCTTCATGCACATTTTCAAAGATAATATGGCATAACTTTTCTTCTATTGACGATTATAAAATTTTTGATAATGCTGAGCTAAGTCCTTCCAGCAAACCTTTTCATTTTTATGAATCTGATAAAAGTGAATTGATAACTGAATTAATTAAAAACGAAATATTAAAAACTGATATCGACAGCCTGCTGAGTTCAAACTCAACCACGGCTTTTTTAGTGATAAAGAACGACACTATTATTTTTGAAAAATATTATAATGAATACAATGACAGTTCTCTTTCTTTATCTTTTTCAATGGCAAAGTCTTTTTTGTCAATGTTAACCGGCTGTGCAATTGACGACGGTTATATTAAATCAGTTGAACAGCCTGTTACAGATTTTGTCCCTGAACTTACTTCAAAGGGATTTGACAAAGTAAAGATCAAACACCTGTTACAAATGACATCAGGAATGGACTATAGTGAGTCGGATAATCCTTTCGGGATTCATCCTCACTTTTACTATGGTTCTGATCTTGAGAAAAAACTACTCTCGCTTGAACTGGCAACAGAACCGGGAAAGGAGTTCCGTTATAAAAGCGGAGAAGCGCAGTTACTGGGGCTGGTACTAAGCAGAGCACTGAAATCAAAATCCATTACCGAATACACACAACAAAGGATATGGAACCCTCTTGGAATGGAGTACGGCGGGTTGTGGAGTGTTGATGATGAAGAGAATAAACTGGAAAAAGTTTTCTGCTGCCTGAGTGCAAGAGCTAAGGACTTCGCTAAAATCGGCAGGCTTTATTTATTTAATGGCAACTGGAATGGAACCCAGATAGTATCACAAAGCTGGGTTGAGCAATCAACCAAGATAGATACCAGTGAAGGCAGTGCCTGGTTCTACCAGTATATGTGGTGGTTAGTATCAGCGGATGAAAAAGATTTTATGGCAGTGGGTCATCTTGGACAGTATATATTTGTTTCACCTGAAAAGAATTTGGTGATTGTGAGACTCGGTGAGAGTGAAGGAAGTTTGACACGGAAAGATTGGACCAGGATTTTTAATGCGTTAAAAAAAGTCATCTGA